From one Leptospira paudalimensis genomic stretch:
- a CDS encoding NAD-dependent epimerase/dehydratase family protein: MANKVLVTGGCGFLGSHVCELFRKEGWDVVSFDNMTKYELKRTGYGSDATRDYNWNYLKSLGVTMVKGDIRNLEHLMDRSADCDYIIHTAAQPAMTISWEDPELDFSTNVIGTFNVMEAARKHKIPVVNTSSIHVYGNSINDSLKEDKTSYVREPVEIPVTHPTMVGQISPLHASKMSAEHYVRSYTDMYGVKAASFRFTGIYGERQFGGEDHGWVANFAIRSVFGLPLRIFGTGKQTRDILHAEDGAKSYLEFFKNPIPGVYNIGGASPHKISLLECITLIGEILGKKQEILFEVERPGDMRYFICDISEAKKFGFNPKILPKEGVTRLLKWIEANKDVFNIAGK; the protein is encoded by the coding sequence ATGGCGAATAAAGTATTGGTTACAGGTGGATGCGGATTTTTAGGTTCGCATGTTTGTGAATTATTTCGTAAAGAAGGTTGGGATGTTGTCAGTTTTGATAACATGACAAAATATGAGTTAAAAAGAACTGGTTACGGATCTGATGCGACTAGAGATTATAATTGGAATTATCTCAAATCACTTGGTGTCACAATGGTGAAAGGTGATATCCGTAATCTTGAACATCTGATGGATCGAAGTGCCGATTGTGATTATATCATTCACACTGCTGCACAACCAGCAATGACGATCTCTTGGGAAGACCCAGAGCTTGATTTTTCAACCAACGTAATTGGAACTTTTAATGTGATGGAAGCAGCGCGGAAACATAAAATTCCTGTCGTAAACACTTCTTCTATTCATGTGTACGGAAATTCAATCAATGATAGCTTAAAAGAAGATAAAACCTCTTACGTCCGTGAGCCAGTCGAAATCCCTGTTACTCATCCAACGATGGTTGGCCAAATATCTCCTCTACATGCATCAAAAATGAGTGCAGAACATTATGTTCGCTCCTATACAGATATGTATGGAGTAAAAGCTGCAAGTTTTCGATTCACAGGAATTTACGGCGAACGTCAGTTTGGCGGTGAAGACCATGGATGGGTTGCTAACTTTGCAATTCGTTCTGTATTTGGATTACCACTTAGAATTTTTGGAACTGGCAAACAAACACGTGACATCTTACATGCTGAAGACGGAGCAAAGTCGTATCTTGAATTTTTCAAAAATCCAATCCCTGGTGTATACAATATCGGGGGAGCAAGCCCACATAAAATTTCCTTGCTAGAATGTATTACCTTAATTGGTGAAATTCTTGGGAAAAAACAGGAAATCCTTTTTGAAGTGGAGCGACCTGGTGATATGCGTTATTTCATTTGTGATATTTCAGAAGCAAAAAAGTTTGGATTCAATCCTAAAATTTTACCAAAAGAAGGTGTCACTCGTCTTTTGAAATGGATTGAAGCAAACAAAGACGTATTCAACATCGCTGGGAAATAA
- a CDS encoding glycosyltransferase, whose protein sequence is MANKTLVIIPAYNEAATIEEVVRGAIVYADVSVTDDASKDETPAILKKLQKEFGTRLNVIRHEKNTHIPKGIQDGMKYAVEKKYDWVVTMDAGLSHDAAYLKDFIQFPNCDLVIGSRTSTVNVPLYRKFISWLAAKVMNYCLSNGVFNLFGNNLRDCTSGYRRYSKLMFEKIASYPLESVAFDFHMEALSIVSKNNGSIKELPIKYVFSNSSFNRKVLKLAIQFAKKLLLRKWKLTPEYP, encoded by the coding sequence ATGGCTAACAAAACATTAGTGATTATTCCTGCTTATAATGAAGCCGCGACTATCGAAGAGGTGGTTCGCGGTGCCATCGTTTATGCTGATGTATCCGTCACTGATGATGCTAGTAAAGATGAAACTCCTGCTATTTTAAAGAAACTCCAAAAAGAATTTGGAACACGACTCAATGTAATTCGACATGAAAAAAATACTCACATACCTAAAGGGATTCAAGATGGTATGAAGTATGCTGTCGAAAAAAAATATGATTGGGTCGTTACAATGGATGCTGGTTTATCACATGATGCTGCCTATTTAAAAGACTTTATCCAATTCCCTAACTGTGATTTGGTGATTGGATCTCGGACTTCGACAGTCAATGTACCTTTGTACCGAAAATTCATTTCATGGTTAGCAGCTAAAGTAATGAATTATTGTTTATCGAATGGAGTTTTCAATTTATTTGGGAACAATCTTCGTGATTGCACAAGTGGTTATAGGCGATATTCAAAGCTGATGTTTGAAAAAATTGCATCCTATCCATTAGAGTCGGTTGCATTTGATTTTCATATGGAAGCTTTATCCATAGTTTCCAAAAACAATGGAAGTATAAAAGAACTCCCGATCAAATATGTTTTTTCGAACAGTAGTTTTAACCGTAAGGTACTAAAACTTGCGATCCAATTTGCAAAAAAACTTTTATTAAGAAAATGGAAACTGACTCCCGAGTACCCTTAA
- the htpX gene encoding protease HtpX, with product MTWIKRIGFFLLTNILIMTTISIVTTLLGSMGFSIRAYGLDLTQLIVFCLMWGMAGSFISLLLSKMMAKWTMGVKVIDPKQASAHEMDVYRRVQSLAQRAHLPMPEVGIYESPEVNAFATGPSKSSALVAVSTGLLNRMNTQELEGVLAHELSHVANGDMVTLTLIQGVVNSFAMFISRIIAYVASNAVKEEMAHIVRIVVTIALDIVFSILGSMAVAYFSRQREFRADAGGAKLAGRESMISALESLRQMVEMPEDPRGEAIASFKISSKKGGFLSLFATHPALEDRILALKQMR from the coding sequence ATGACTTGGATCAAACGAATCGGTTTTTTCCTGTTAACCAATATTTTGATTATGACAACAATCTCCATCGTGACTACCCTTTTGGGTTCGATGGGATTTAGCATCCGTGCCTATGGTTTGGATCTAACACAACTCATTGTATTCTGTTTAATGTGGGGTATGGCGGGGTCTTTTATTTCGCTCTTACTTTCCAAAATGATGGCGAAATGGACGATGGGTGTCAAAGTCATCGACCCAAAACAAGCTTCTGCTCATGAAATGGACGTGTATCGTCGAGTGCAGTCTTTAGCACAACGTGCCCACCTTCCCATGCCAGAAGTGGGAATTTACGAATCTCCAGAAGTAAATGCGTTTGCTACTGGACCTAGTAAATCAAGTGCCCTTGTTGCCGTTTCCACGGGACTACTCAATCGAATGAACACACAAGAGTTAGAAGGTGTGCTTGCACATGAATTGTCTCACGTAGCAAACGGAGATATGGTGACCTTAACTCTGATCCAAGGTGTTGTGAACTCTTTTGCAATGTTCATCTCTCGTATCATTGCTTACGTAGCGTCCAATGCAGTGAAAGAAGAAATGGCTCACATTGTAAGAATTGTTGTGACCATCGCTCTTGACATTGTTTTCTCAATCTTAGGATCTATGGCAGTTGCTTATTTCTCTCGCCAAAGAGAATTCCGAGCAGATGCAGGTGGTGCTAAACTTGCGGGAAGAGAGTCGATGATTTCAGCTCTCGAATCCCTTAGACAAATGGTGGAGATGCCAGAAGACCCAAGAGGAGAAGCAATCGCTTCCTTTAAAATATCTTCTAAGAAAGGAGGATTCTTATCTCTTTTTGCCACTCACCCTGCATTGGAAGATCGAATCCTTGCTCTCAAACAAATGAGATAA
- a CDS encoding S1C family serine protease produces the protein MPVINEKKATDPNKMDSKKLMQNQKKILTSPLRFASTILFFLTLFSSRIVAEPNSQSIDELRKSVVQIRVFSQAKDPYSPWMSSGISASTGSGFIISKNRILTNAHVVSNAKFIETQRNNQTEWYEVKVLYIAHDCDLAILEVPDQNFYTDSMELELGGLPELASPVDIIGYPIGGSKISVSRGIVSRIEQSSYAHSQIDSHLVVQVDAAINPGNSGGPAFQNGKVVGVAFQASTKGENIGYIIPTNVIQHFLKDIEDGEYDGYVELGIQTQNSFSESHRNFYEIPSGEEGVFVTRVYKQGSADGYLQPGDYLTAIDGRKIGRNGNLKESNSIDFLEVIDNKFAGEEIQFDLIRKKKKIRVSFPAKKMPQMENQRSRYGADYPYLLLGGLVFQSVNRDLLESWSKIGQTQGGSLLVYRFYEGSNLLDGETEDIVLYRKLPHPTNSHSDFYLNMVVESFNGTKVRNLNHFKNLVQSSKDKTYKIYFYGIQVPMILDREESEKADEQIKRTNHIKGK, from the coding sequence ATGCCTGTGATTAACGAAAAGAAGGCTACCGATCCGAATAAAATGGATTCAAAAAAACTCATGCAGAATCAGAAAAAAATCTTAACCTCCCCACTTCGCTTTGCGAGTACTATTTTATTTTTTCTCACTTTATTCTCCTCCAGGATCGTTGCCGAACCCAACAGCCAATCCATTGACGAATTGAGGAAATCTGTAGTCCAAATCCGCGTATTTTCACAAGCAAAAGATCCTTATTCACCTTGGATGTCTTCCGGGATCTCTGCTTCCACAGGCTCTGGATTTATCATTTCAAAGAACAGGATTCTTACCAATGCACATGTTGTTTCAAATGCAAAATTCATTGAAACGCAGAGAAACAACCAAACGGAATGGTACGAAGTAAAGGTTCTATATATTGCACATGATTGTGATTTAGCAATCTTAGAAGTACCAGATCAAAATTTTTACACCGATAGTATGGAATTAGAGTTAGGTGGTTTACCTGAACTCGCAAGCCCCGTGGATATCATAGGATATCCCATTGGAGGAAGTAAAATTTCTGTCAGCAGAGGGATCGTTTCTCGTATTGAACAATCTAGTTATGCACATTCTCAAATTGATAGCCATTTGGTTGTTCAAGTTGATGCGGCAATCAATCCTGGGAATTCAGGTGGTCCTGCATTTCAAAATGGGAAAGTAGTTGGTGTTGCTTTCCAAGCATCAACCAAGGGTGAAAATATCGGTTATATCATCCCAACCAATGTCATCCAACATTTTCTAAAAGATATAGAAGATGGTGAATACGACGGTTATGTGGAACTTGGGATCCAAACACAAAATTCATTCTCCGAATCACATCGAAACTTTTACGAAATCCCCAGTGGAGAGGAAGGTGTATTTGTCACCCGTGTGTACAAACAAGGTTCTGCAGATGGATACCTTCAACCTGGCGATTATTTAACAGCCATTGATGGTCGCAAAATCGGAAGGAATGGAAATTTAAAAGAATCAAACTCAATCGATTTTTTAGAAGTCATAGATAACAAATTTGCTGGAGAAGAAATCCAGTTTGATCTCATTCGAAAGAAGAAAAAAATTCGAGTGAGTTTTCCTGCGAAAAAAATGCCGCAGATGGAAAACCAAAGGTCAAGGTATGGCGCAGATTACCCTTATTTACTTTTGGGAGGTCTCGTATTCCAATCTGTCAATAGAGATCTATTGGAATCTTGGAGTAAAATTGGACAAACACAAGGAGGAAGTTTACTTGTGTATCGATTTTATGAAGGTTCGAATTTATTAGATGGTGAAACAGAAGATATTGTATTATACCGTAAATTACCCCACCCCACAAACTCACATTCTGACTTTTATCTCAATATGGTTGTTGAATCATTTAACGGTACGAAGGTGCGTAATCTGAATCATTTCAAAAACTTAGTGCAATCTTCAAAAGATAAAACCTACAAAATTTATTTTTATGGAATCCAAGTTCCGATGATTTTGGACCGAGAAGAATCTGAAAAAGCAGACGAACAAATCAAACGAACAAACCATATCAAAGGTAAATAA
- a CDS encoding NCS2 family permease translates to MNFFTITRGDLDGFFGLMVDNLIQLLVLSALCMGVCGFPLPFITSVVLPGAAISLLIGNVFYAWQAWKLGQRTNRTDVTAIPYGINTVSLFAFIFFVMFPTYQATGDYKEAWKAGLLVSFASGLIEVLGSFIAAKIRKYTPRAALLSALAGIALTFISMDFLLRTFERPMIAFIPLGIILLQYFGKVRFPFGIPGGFLSILVGVLLSYLSGFWGDPIYKEGGIQNGLATLGFYFPQLSLSSLFETLTYSNLQAYFSIILPMGIFNVIGSLQNIESAEASGDSFDTKTSLLVNGVGTLAGTAFGSPFPTTIYIGHPGWKALGAKHSYSMLSGVFMTIVSLFGLMGLIQALIPVEAGMAIVLWIGIIITSQAFQAIPKHHSPAVVVGLLPAFAGWAVLIIQNVFLFLDGKLQGILQELGAKQAYHFSLSDIPPHLTFLPYALSGILSLSQGFLITSMIWAAMVVFILEREWLKASLWAVIAACLSIFGWIHAYELKGNAIFNRFTEIANWDFPIAYVSLATLFLLIQFLGSKEKGENLEH, encoded by the coding sequence ATGAATTTTTTTACCATCACACGCGGTGACCTAGATGGATTTTTTGGTCTCATGGTCGACAACCTCATCCAACTTCTTGTTCTCTCAGCCTTATGTATGGGCGTATGCGGATTTCCTTTACCATTTATCACCTCTGTTGTGTTACCTGGCGCTGCAATTTCCTTACTCATTGGGAATGTTTTTTATGCATGGCAAGCTTGGAAATTGGGACAAAGGACAAATCGTACGGATGTAACTGCGATTCCATACGGGATCAATACGGTTTCTCTATTTGCATTTATCTTTTTTGTAATGTTCCCCACCTACCAAGCGACAGGTGATTATAAGGAAGCATGGAAAGCTGGGTTACTTGTTTCTTTTGCGTCCGGTCTCATTGAAGTATTGGGATCATTTATTGCTGCAAAAATTAGGAAATACACTCCTCGGGCAGCTTTACTTTCTGCTTTAGCAGGCATTGCACTAACCTTTATCTCAATGGACTTTTTGCTACGAACGTTTGAGAGACCCATGATCGCCTTTATCCCTCTTGGAATTATCCTCCTTCAATATTTTGGGAAAGTACGATTCCCATTTGGCATTCCAGGTGGATTTTTATCAATTCTTGTTGGTGTACTTTTGTCTTATCTTTCTGGTTTTTGGGGAGATCCAATTTACAAAGAAGGTGGGATCCAAAACGGATTGGCAACTTTGGGTTTTTATTTCCCTCAATTGTCGTTATCTTCCTTATTCGAAACTCTAACCTATTCAAATTTACAAGCATACTTTTCCATCATATTGCCCATGGGAATCTTCAATGTGATTGGTTCTTTACAAAACATCGAATCTGCAGAAGCTTCTGGTGATAGTTTTGATACAAAAACTTCCTTACTTGTAAATGGAGTTGGTACACTCGCTGGAACCGCATTTGGTTCACCTTTCCCGACTACGATTTACATCGGCCATCCAGGCTGGAAAGCGTTAGGTGCAAAACATAGTTATTCTATGTTATCTGGTGTATTCATGACTATTGTTAGTCTCTTTGGCCTTATGGGTTTAATACAAGCCTTAATTCCTGTGGAAGCTGGAATGGCAATTGTTCTTTGGATTGGAATCATCATTACAAGCCAAGCCTTCCAAGCAATCCCCAAACACCATTCCCCTGCTGTTGTTGTCGGTTTGTTACCAGCGTTTGCTGGTTGGGCAGTTCTTATCATCCAAAATGTTTTTTTATTTTTGGATGGGAAACTTCAGGGAATCTTACAAGAATTAGGTGCAAAACAGGCATATCATTTTTCACTTTCTGATATTCCTCCTCACTTAACTTTCCTTCCCTATGCTCTTTCTGGAATCCTTTCCCTTTCACAAGGATTTCTGATTACATCCATGATTTGGGCAGCAATGGTAGTCTTTATTTTGGAAAGAGAATGGCTAAAAGCAAGTTTGTGGGCAGTCATTGCCGCTTGTTTGTCCATATTTGGTTGGATCCATGCATACGAACTGAAAGGGAATGCTATTTTCAATCGGTTTACAGAAATTGCAAATTGGGATTTCCCGATTGCATATGTTTCTCTTGCGACCTTATTTTTACTCATTCAGTTCCTTGGTTCCAAAGAAAAAGGCGAAAATTTAGAACATTAA
- a CDS encoding AZOBR_p60025 family cell surface glycopolymer formation protein yields the protein MILKQLNPFFEYLNTKQWLTVSLFLILWGVSTLSYWKKYQWNPSSMVNFGHEFALQNDSETPDNAILFKGETGDLGAGYDGQIFYYFSRPLANLNLDWPKGFDESYRAPRIGYPLLIAIFGVFGKSFAIFGMYFWNISLILISYFFLRKLLNEETKPYAVLYLLSPFALGSYYVLVSDSVMVSLLIIAYYFYVKEKWVQFVLLSSLAILTKEPALFLLFPLGLLALIRMDWKRVIVVGSVLVIPVCWHLYLSYKFPNWRPGRLTDFILPFEGLISYSESIWRQLASGGSIKELARLLSRFPLVVLFFLGVFLPFTGKIQKGWEFRISFLLVMFMVATAGYYHFWSVYENVSRMFTLSIPILLLLMNEDRQIRKQEYILMTLLILVFFLLKVLFISKQMNFQVGF from the coding sequence ATGATTTTGAAACAACTCAATCCTTTTTTTGAATACTTGAACACAAAACAGTGGTTAACCGTTAGTTTGTTTTTGATTTTATGGGGTGTATCGACACTTTCCTATTGGAAAAAGTACCAATGGAATCCAAGTTCGATGGTTAATTTTGGCCATGAATTTGCCTTACAAAATGACTCAGAAACTCCAGATAATGCCATTTTATTCAAAGGGGAAACTGGTGATTTGGGTGCAGGTTATGATGGTCAGATTTTTTACTATTTTTCCAGACCACTTGCAAATTTGAATTTAGATTGGCCAAAAGGATTCGATGAATCTTACCGTGCTCCTCGGATCGGTTATCCTTTGTTAATCGCCATCTTTGGTGTTTTTGGTAAAAGTTTTGCTATTTTTGGGATGTATTTTTGGAATATTTCTCTTATCCTAATCTCTTATTTTTTTCTACGAAAACTATTAAATGAAGAAACTAAACCATATGCGGTTTTGTATCTACTGAGTCCATTTGCGCTTGGTAGTTATTACGTGCTTGTTAGTGATTCCGTAATGGTTTCCTTACTCATCATTGCTTATTATTTTTATGTGAAGGAAAAATGGGTTCAATTTGTACTTTTGTCGAGTTTGGCAATCTTAACAAAAGAACCTGCTTTATTCCTTCTATTCCCACTTGGGTTACTTGCTTTGATACGAATGGATTGGAAACGAGTCATCGTCGTCGGATCAGTTCTTGTCATTCCTGTTTGTTGGCATCTTTATTTATCTTATAAGTTTCCAAATTGGAGACCTGGCCGCCTTACAGACTTTATATTGCCATTTGAAGGATTAATTTCTTATTCAGAATCGATATGGAGGCAATTGGCATCTGGTGGAAGTATTAAAGAATTAGCCCGATTGTTATCTAGATTCCCTTTAGTGGTTCTCTTTTTTTTGGGAGTGTTTCTACCATTTACAGGCAAAATACAAAAAGGTTGGGAGTTTCGAATTTCCTTTCTTCTTGTAATGTTTATGGTTGCTACGGCTGGGTATTACCATTTTTGGTCAGTTTATGAAAACGTATCACGCATGTTTACATTATCGATACCAATTTTACTCCTTTTGATGAATGAAGATCGACAAATTAGAAAACAGGAATATATTTTGATGACCTTATTAATCCTTGTTTTCTTTCTATTAAAAGTATTATTCATATCGAAACAAATGAATTTCCAAGTTGGGTTTTAA
- a CDS encoding PDZ domain-containing protein, translating to MKFLSPILSFLILSICFSVSLISKPVPVASQDPSILQIKVTVLYPNYIQPWRFKNPEIRQSTGIYIGENRILVPAQAIYFYSNIEVKKPDTLKVYTAEVERIDADLGLAILKLNDLSFQKDLKAVIFQSEVFLPGTGTVMESKDQRNSEEKKLRMIRMDIDSYASGYVEYPYIEIQSEEKLDGVGELVLDVTSRIPQGILYQFKENGMGKMIPSFSIKHFIDGKSFPFKGFRFKPLVDSASRNDYGLRKDDLGVLVAEIYPGSSAEGILKLEDVILEVSNFKIDPKGYFDHPKFGKLNMSYLFHNTNESDSAFEKKIKIKVFRNKKPITLEIESKPLNETAIRIPHGNTRSQMPKYLMLAGIIFQELSEHYLTEHGNQWRNRVSKELLYLNDFYRIKRNSKEGKVIFLSQVVPLSGNKAYHMTHQLVLISVNGQEISSLEDLRTIVNQNESPYIRFTMNDGYELIFKKEEISSLNEEAKKSFQIPSDSNF from the coding sequence ATGAAATTTTTATCACCAATCCTCTCATTTTTGATTCTCTCAATTTGTTTTTCTGTCTCACTCATAAGTAAACCAGTGCCTGTGGCCAGTCAGGATCCTTCGATTTTACAAATCAAAGTCACTGTATTGTACCCTAATTATATTCAACCTTGGAGATTCAAAAATCCAGAGATTCGTCAGTCCACAGGAATTTATATCGGTGAAAACAGGATTCTTGTACCTGCGCAAGCGATCTATTTTTATTCTAATATAGAAGTGAAAAAACCCGATACCTTAAAAGTTTATACAGCAGAAGTTGAACGAATCGATGCAGATTTAGGACTCGCCATACTTAAGTTAAATGACTTATCTTTTCAAAAAGATTTAAAAGCTGTTATCTTTCAAAGTGAAGTATTTTTACCTGGCACTGGCACAGTGATGGAGAGTAAGGACCAAAGGAATTCAGAAGAGAAAAAACTCAGAATGATCCGAATGGATATCGATTCCTATGCAAGCGGTTATGTGGAATACCCATACATAGAAATCCAATCCGAAGAAAAATTAGATGGGGTTGGTGAACTTGTATTAGATGTTACTTCCCGTATCCCACAAGGAATCTTATACCAATTCAAAGAAAATGGAATGGGAAAAATGATCCCTTCATTTTCAATCAAACACTTCATCGATGGCAAATCATTTCCGTTTAAAGGATTTCGATTCAAACCTTTAGTGGATAGTGCCTCTCGGAATGACTATGGTCTACGTAAAGACGATTTAGGTGTACTCGTTGCCGAAATTTACCCTGGATCATCTGCAGAAGGAATTTTAAAATTAGAGGATGTGATATTAGAAGTATCAAATTTCAAAATAGATCCAAAAGGTTACTTTGATCATCCAAAATTTGGCAAATTAAACATGTCCTATTTGTTTCATAACACAAATGAATCGGATTCTGCGTTTGAAAAAAAAATAAAAATCAAAGTGTTTCGAAACAAAAAACCTATTACATTAGAAATAGAATCCAAACCCTTAAACGAAACAGCCATACGAATTCCACATGGGAATACTAGATCTCAAATGCCAAAGTATTTAATGTTAGCTGGAATCATATTCCAAGAACTTTCAGAACATTATTTGACAGAACATGGGAATCAATGGAGAAACCGAGTCAGCAAAGAGTTATTATACTTAAATGATTTTTATCGAATCAAAAGGAACTCCAAAGAAGGAAAAGTGATTTTTTTATCACAGGTTGTCCCACTCTCAGGAAATAAAGCCTATCACATGACCCACCAACTGGTGTTAATATCAGTAAACGGCCAGGAGATTTCATCATTAGAAGACTTACGTACTATAGTGAACCAGAATGAGTCACCATACATAAGATTTACAATGAATGATGGTTATGAACTGATTTTCAAAAAAGAGGAAATCAGCTCATTGAATGAAGAAGCTAAAAAAAGTTTTCAAATTCCATCTGATTCCAATTTTTAA
- a CDS encoding ATP-binding protein, which yields MKTSFSILAGFFCVGNLTILLDTLFLKNQILNHPHIISTFLVFLSFVLIFFGLHFPTFFRNFPKLLIISSFVFGMGIMLLLVDLGILNDVYPEASLILLKYYYNAYYIVTFIVFSYLIIAKLRFNFPAIQTFMEYIYYAAFVTCFSFLIICNFPLLIPISTSYFLHFFLFLNLLFLFCFTVFLFHYSFTKDYLTHPFSFLFERSKQIFEEQIPANRSNSRLVKEKLWNLYEKQNWRKTMDSFWFQILVDETLDNALEHGGKREEDIITVHVFESSKYIDVYVIDSGKGFNPRSIPSPIESDRKLVTGGRGIHILKKLFLVRWNFLGNEVNIRVDKTKSSDWKTNV from the coding sequence ATGAAAACAAGTTTTTCAATTCTTGCTGGATTTTTCTGTGTTGGTAATTTGACAATCCTACTCGATACTTTGTTTTTAAAAAACCAAATCCTAAACCACCCGCATATCATTTCGACATTCCTTGTTTTTTTATCATTTGTTCTGATTTTTTTTGGACTCCATTTTCCTACTTTTTTCCGTAACTTCCCAAAACTACTCATCATCTCTTCTTTTGTTTTTGGTATGGGGATCATGTTACTGTTGGTTGATTTAGGAATACTCAACGATGTATATCCTGAGGCTAGTTTGATACTATTGAAATATTACTATAACGCTTATTATATAGTGACATTCATTGTGTTTTCTTACTTGATCATTGCAAAACTGCGTTTTAATTTCCCAGCGATTCAAACTTTCATGGAATATATTTATTATGCAGCATTTGTAACTTGTTTTAGTTTCCTAATCATTTGTAATTTCCCATTACTCATCCCAATCTCTACTTCCTATTTTCTGCATTTTTTCTTATTTTTGAATTTATTGTTTTTATTCTGTTTTACCGTATTTTTATTCCATTATTCCTTTACGAAGGATTACTTAACTCATCCTTTTTCTTTTTTATTTGAAAGATCAAAACAAATCTTTGAGGAACAGATTCCTGCAAATAGGTCCAATTCAAGATTAGTGAAAGAAAAACTTTGGAATTTGTATGAGAAACAAAATTGGCGCAAAACAATGGATAGTTTCTGGTTCCAAATTTTAGTAGATGAAACTTTGGACAATGCTCTTGAACACGGTGGGAAAAGAGAAGAGGATATCATCACCGTACATGTGTTTGAGTCTTCAAAATACATTGATGTTTACGTGATTGATAGTGGAAAAGGATTTAACCCAAGGTCAATCCCAAGCCCAATTGAATCAGATAGAAAATTGGTAACTGGTGGACGTGGAATCCATATCCTTAAAAAACTATTTTTAGTAAGATGGAATTTTTTAGGAAATGAAGTGAATATCAGAGTGGATAAAACAAAAAGTTCCGATTGGAAAACTAACGTTTAG
- a CDS encoding ClpXP protease specificity-enhancing factor SspB codes for MSQNLTQEEITTLREFKRDLFNLYWERFGVFYLHVMPHPKLEIGKRGLLNAEKESGIVLVFGDKAVKVLDSKPDYLFAELQFGSTWEPTMIPWDAVFRIYDKFQNSATQLRFLQIETNTNPEESLSKPKSQKPEVTGDGNVIRVDFGGKRNE; via the coding sequence ATGAGCCAAAACCTCACGCAGGAAGAAATCACAACATTACGTGAGTTCAAAAGAGATTTATTCAATTTATACTGGGAACGATTTGGAGTATTTTATCTCCATGTAATGCCTCATCCAAAATTGGAAATTGGGAAACGTGGTCTACTCAATGCAGAAAAAGAATCTGGTATTGTACTCGTGTTTGGTGACAAAGCAGTAAAAGTTTTGGATAGTAAGCCAGATTATTTATTTGCGGAATTACAATTTGGTTCCACTTGGGAACCAACCATGATCCCTTGGGATGCAGTTTTCAGAATTTACGACAAATTCCAAAATTCTGCTACACAACTTCGATTTTTACAAATCGAAACAAACACAAACCCTGAAGAATCATTATCCAAACCAAAATCCCAAAAACCAGAAGTCACTGGCGACGGGAATGTCATTCGAGTTGATTTTGGAGGCAAACGAAACGAATGA
- a CDS encoding adenine phosphoribosyltransferase: protein MSIVKSKIRTIPDYPKPGILFRDITSLLIDPEGFQLTIGMFVERYQNAKLNKIAAIDARGFIPGAALAFQLGVGFVPIRKKGKLPGNTISESYALEYGVDHVEIHTDAIVPGDKVLIMDDLIATGGTLEASIKLIQNLKGQIHECSTIINLPDLGGAKRIKDTYGIDVYSICEFEGH, encoded by the coding sequence ATGTCCATTGTTAAATCTAAGATTCGAACCATTCCTGATTACCCAAAACCAGGGATTTTGTTTCGAGACATCACTTCCCTTCTCATCGACCCAGAGGGTTTCCAACTGACCATTGGGATGTTTGTAGAACGATACCAAAATGCAAAATTAAATAAAATTGCAGCGATTGATGCAAGGGGATTTATTCCAGGTGCTGCACTCGCTTTCCAATTAGGAGTTGGATTTGTTCCGATTCGAAAAAAAGGAAAACTACCTGGGAATACCATTTCCGAATCCTATGCTTTGGAATATGGAGTTGACCATGTGGAAATCCATACCGATGCCATTGTACCAGGAGACAAAGTTCTCATCATGGACGATTTAATTGCAACTGGTGGGACCTTGGAAGCATCGATAAAACTCATCCAAAACCTAAAAGGTCAAATTCATGAATGTTCTACTATCATCAACTTACCTGATTTAGGTGGAGCAAAAAGAATCAAAGATACTTATGGTATAGATGTTTATTCTATTTGTGAGTTTGAAGGACACTAA